The DNA segment TCCATTGTGTGTCCAATTtgttctttaaacatcatattgactagcctttggtaggtagcacctgcatttcttagtccaaatggcatagcaatataacaatagatACTAGTAggggtcataaaggttgtatcctcttgatcagatggttccatctaaATTTGCtagaatccagatgaagcatccatgaaagtcaacaactcatgacccgcggtagcatcgaccatggagtcaatgtcgggtaatgggaaaggatccttgggacatgccttatttaaatcagtgaaatcgacacataccctccactttccatttttcttttgaacaacaaccacattgtctaaccaccttggatacttaacttctctaatcatacctgctctgaGCAGTTTATCTACCTCCTCTTGGATGATGGCATTCCTCTcaggtgcaaactttctcctcttCTGATGTATGGGTTTGAAtaacctgtcaatgccaagtttatgagtaataaCATCTttagaaatacctgtcatatcctcatgcttccaagCAAAGGTAGCCTTTCTCCTTTTTAAGAAGGATATTAAATCCTGTTCAACATTGTCGAGGATCTCGGATCCTATGAAAACTTtggatccaggatcctgaggatccaTGAGGATATCTTTAacatcttgttctcttgcctccaggaCATCttttggaggatactttaattgctattgctccctaggtcttgaggctggcttcattgatgaagtgtaacAATTTTTGGGTTCTTGTTGGtcactttctatcttcaccaTACCCCATGGAGTAGGGAGTTTCACACACTGATGATATGTAGATGGAaatgctttcatgtcatgtatccatggcctgccaagaataacattgcaacaagataagcAATCTATGACACAGAATTTCTGAAAAGGATTAACTCCCTCTATGTAAATGggaagtttaatgtcccccaatgtgttcttggtttccccactgaatcccacaagaactGATGATCTTGGGATAATTTCTGACTCGGGATGTTCATCTTCTTAAGGACATCAAGTTgaataatgttcactgagcttcctccatctataagaatcctgcgaacaaaatggttagaaataaacaatgtaataacaagaccatcatgatgaggatcctgaatatcAACGTTGTCGTCCTCATCAAAGGATATGACTTTATCCTGAGTAAGGATTGAGGTTCGAATAGGCCTATCCCCATTCTCCATCGTTGTCTCTTTAGCATGCttcttggctgctgaaaaggaagtgccacatatgtctgatccacCAGAAATGAAGTTGATAATTTGTGTATCAGCTGGAGGAGCAGGAGCTCTTTCTGGAATcttttcaggatcctggatccttgacttttttcttccAAATAGCTCCTTCAAATGTCCTTTGCTTAACAGGTAACCAATCTCTTTCCTGAGTGCTATGCATTCATCAGTGAGATGACTGAAATCTTCATGataggcacaccatttggatttatcttTTGTAGCAGCTGGCTTATCACTCATTCTGGCCATcttgctttttcacctagattttGCATTGCAAGGATTCATTCATTATTATCAACAGTAAAGCAATATTCAGAAATGGgtggataatcttcatcatcctcttcttgctCCACTGCATGCATGTTTTgattatcagacttgttgtatgATTTGGATTTATTATTCCTGAaataggatccttgcttttcctgcttAGAGGATCCTGacagtctctcctggatccttttatcatcctctaaacggatgaatcttagggccctggttcttacttcatcaagattcctgcaaggggtcatgacaagatcatcatagaaatGTGAATCCTTAAGTAAACCCATTTTGAAAGCTTCTATAGCCGTAGCAATATCCAAATTAGGAATCtctactgaatttagttatataatctctaagtgattcattttgaccttgtgttaccctatataaatcactagttaatcgttcaaatctcCTACTGCATGAGAATTggctattaaacaaattaactagattagcaaatgaagtaatagagtaaggggggaGACTTAGTAGCCATTTAAGAGTTGATCCTGTCagtgtggatccgaaacccttgcatagacatgcttctttcaACCTTTCAGgaatgggattgatctccattctCCCCCTGTATTGAGCCACATGCGCTTCTCGATCAGTTGTgccatcatatagcttcatgtTTGGTGTTTGGAACCTCTTTGGTATCTCCGCATCACAaatgggtggtgcaaaacgagatattaTGTGACTCCCATCCGGAATCTCAGGAATGGGTTTAACCACTCCTGggacactggatatcatatccttgagtttttgtaactccctagccatagcttggttgatTCCTGTCTCCTACAAAAAGCCACGGTTAGCAATATAAGAAGTATTTAAAGTGTTGCCTCCTGATGGATTCAAGGTTGGGATTCctgatgtgaatccatattgatGTGATTCTGGCATGATTGAGGGACCAGATGAAGCAATAGTTTACATAGGTATGAAGTCTCCCAAGTGAATCTCTGAACTTCTGGGTTGTGCACTCCTTAAGGATCATTGATCCTGAGAGATGTTGGATCCTTGATACACCGAAGctgggggtcttggaggataatccatggatccgtgAGCCTGGGACGAGGATCCCAGAACCTaagttgaggatcctggatactgAGAGTAGGATCCTTGAATTGACTGCGTCGCCATGTATCCTCCTGAACTAgagaaggatccttgatgctggaaggaggatccttgaggctgaagaGAGGATCCTGAAGGCTGGAAGTAGAATCCTTGAGCCTGTGTCATTGCCGACGATCCATAGTGCATACTTGATGATCCTCCCTGATGCTGGACACCTGATGTTGTAGTATGCTGGGCAGTTGTGGCTGGAGTATCGAAACTCAGTGATCTCGGCACCAATGGAGAATGATCCTCCGCTGATCTCTTCAATTTCTTGATTTCATCAATTTCTcgaaggatcctgtcattagttctatcctgctgctgcatgtaatccttcatctgcaaaatcaaagaatAAAGATCATTATTAGTAGGACCAGAAGTAACAGCGGTAGTTGATTTTGAGAAAACGGGGGTTTGTTTCTTCGCAacattctcagcattcttctgggatccagaaggaACAGGAGGCAAAGGTTGAATGCCCTGTGAAGAGGTGATCGCCGGCATGGAACTTGAAGTGTTCTTCACGTGAGAAGCCATGTAGTTGTAGGTAATGAAcaaaaatgaatgaaatgaacaaaatttttcaagaatgaagcactgattgccccacggtgggtgccaaactgttttggtcaaaaatcacacaaggataatgcaatcaaatctgattttgtgaggtatgatgcttggttaaatGTTCAAATGTATGAGCAATAAGTATGTAAAATGAGTGctgaacacaaggatttatacgaggaaaaagcccttgatcaatgaatgatctccgacataaaaaactTCGAATAGTGAAACATATCACTATCAAATATATTGAataaacaagtttacaacttcgtaAGTATTGAGCTTGATACAATGAATTCTAGTGTGTGTGTATTCGAGAGATTGCAACAAAAATGATGTGTGTTCACCGGAGTGCAAGTGGTCTCTAAAAATAAGCTCAATACCCCTCTTAACTTAGCTAAAAATATCCTAACTAAATATCTGAAAAATCAGCCAATCACCCACGATCACCACCAACGGTCCTCAGCTTGTGCACATGTTGAAAATAAAGAGCATATTCCCCTGGAATCTCAGATGGAATAAGTCCTCTTTGAAACATACCTGCAAAACAAGCCAAAAGGTGATCGAAACAATTGTTAGTCTAGAATaataatgaggatcctggatccttattcTCGCAGCGTCTCCtcaggatccttaattcaaactgaactgaggatccgtgatccataagCTATGAAATTCTATCCCTAACATCAACATACTTGAAAATTTTGTATGTTGTTGTTTCTAGAAAGTTTGATTTCTAGTTCCGCACAATATTTTCCTACTTGTTGAAATCTATTTGCCATACTTAGTCTTTGAACATCTTATCTGGGATCAACAGACCAGATAATGCTCAACCAGGTAAATGTAGATCTGATCTTCACAAGCTCTATATCTTGGTTGATCTACAAAACTAAGAACATCTTAAGTCTCATTACGAGAAGGAGAGGTTGGGAGTTCTTCTTAACCACCCCTTGCGTAAGAATAAATATTGCTCTTTTAAAGAGTAAGTTGTGAGTGATAGTAAAGGGCATAGAATGGATACACCTAGGTGGAGTGTAGTATTAATAGCCCCGGAGGAATGGGAGATGATTAGCTGAGATTTAGGAATATCCATTTGGTCCTCTCTCTGCTAACTGTTAGTGGTTGCAGAGAAGGGTGCGCGTTCACGACCCTTCAATGGCTACAAGTTGCTTTTAAGTTGTCCTTGTTGTCTCTACTATCTCAACCATTAGTGGAGGTTTAGAAGGGTGTGAATCTGGGACGCGTGATTGGCTAGATGTCGTTGTCACTCGTACTTCTTGTCTCCTCATCGATAACCGTTATCATCCGTGGATTGTCATTAGCTACATGTTGCATTCACCATGTCCCTTTTGAGCTAGCATATATCCCGATGGCGGGTGGGCCTTGCAAATGACTTGTCAGTATTAGTTGTCCAGGTGGCGGGTCGGATATGAGTTTTGCCTGGACCTGTGGGTCCGGGATCATATCTCTTCAAATACTTATTCAACTTTATCTTTAAAGAgtaataaataaatttttataccTATTCTAACATGTAGAATCATGGGGCTATAGAACAGACTACTATGTGATAACCATTCACATTGCAAATGATCTGTTATTCCATGAAAGAACCGTAAGCATTGATTGTCACTTCATATGGAAAAAGTTCTTTTTTTAGAACGGGTAGAAAAAGCTTAAAGATGAGTCAATCACAACCCTTCACAGGGGCGGACCCACCTCAAGTCGTGGGTAGACAGGCTAACCCCTTGAAAATAAATTAGTGCTACTTTCCGTCAAAAATCCTGATCGCACCCCTTAGAAATTTTCAATCGCCCCTTAGAAAAAAtattatgaatttataaaaaaacaaaaaatatgtaaacactgatttttattaatatataagtatataataCAATTTATATAATTACtttttaaccacttattcacttaaCCGAATCAAACTATCAAAGCTCAGTCTACAATCTATTTTTTTAACCCAACCCAAAAATATAAAATAACCCAAACCTATCTAATCATTCAATTTCATTCTCCCAATCTCTCGCCCCACAAAATCCCTAATGACGCATGTGCTTGACCGGGCCCGTTTTTTgccgaaaaaaaaaaacaaaattccaGCTGAAACCGACCCATATTTCGCCAAAATTATCATATAGAATAGGTATGGTTTCTTTATTGATTGTTTttttatgtgatgattaggagaaatatatatatatatatatatatatataaatatatatatatatataagagtttgatctttttatgttttttgatttttttttgttgttgttctAGACTTCTAGttaatgattttgttgttttatttgtttaaatgaATATTTGAACTTAAAATTGAAATTTAGGGACTATGGTTGATGATAGTTTATTTGTTTAGTGTTAATTTATAGACTTGTGGAGCGATTTATATGTGATATGAACCATGAGTAGGGATGTCATGGAGCGATTTCTCAAGATGAAAGGGTTGAGAATTTAAGTGATAGTTGTATATATTATATAAAGAAAGACTTGCttaggtgtaacaccccgtgtttcgaaaggcaaagtcaaagtcaagaatgaagtcaaaggaagaaaagattgctaattgcgatctgtcactccttgctcaattcctgttttgacttctttgactcgtagttagtctattttattgtttatgttagttgtattatgtggagtacttgttaataatcgagaTTTATTCGCTACtcatcgatgtttatcgcatgttttatcgctttatcgcttatcgcaatcgcactcgcaactcgaattatgcgttactaatattgttttacgtgtgtgtgcctattatgtgttacttgtgcgtgtttaattatgttatgataTGGTGAATAATCGAGACGCAATCAAAACGCAATCGCAATCGAaccgcaaacgctaaacgcaagtgaaattaggatgattgtatgttgatatagtagttggggagtaatttgaataggaaactccatCGCATTGCAACGCTCGTCACGCAAATTGAAACTGCAAAAATCGTCTCGCCGCGCACTCCAATAGAGTGGCCAGCCGaccgagctgccacccgatcggactgccacccgatcgaggtgcAACTCGATCGAGCCGCCACCCGACTAGGGAtgccactcgatcgaccagctCCTTTCTCCCCTTtccttttatggaaaccctataaatacccctgtcaacaTCACAAACTTACCTTTTCTGCACTCTCCTGTCCGACCAGCGCTTTTgctcaccttttcttcgatttctctcgattccggtaagatctcatcctaaatcttgtactttttTAATCTacacactgtcacacccccaaaatccacctgcggagtatcaccgcttgggagcgtgactgaccaggatcaagccaccaatcatatagaacaatatatatagtaaaagtaattgccattaaaccaaaccaaatccatatgaaaggtgttccaaaacataagtaagttattattgtttagcggaagcgtataaataaacccaacataaataggTATGTAATGTCATAGAGTGTCAAATAAACAATCACGTTctaatcccacaacgaccagctcctccatgtgcaagctccatgtacctaacgacctgcaaggcatgtaacagaggatcaacaactagttgagcgagttcacagaaagtaagtgcgtaatagtaagtacgttggtaacatgtggctctactaggccgatagtacgttctattagtgggggcttcccatgttgtatatccactagactattcgtaaccataagtgttctacatatcccgagaacagtaacacgtacaagtttacgtaggttttacgtaagtaatccttcacaaccgaggataggggtacgcgggggtttacgtaggttttacgtaagtggctgacacaaccgaggcagtagtgagtataagttcacgtaggttttacgtgagtatccttcacaaccgaggatagcgagtagcataagtatacgtaggttttacgtatgtgttctacacaaccgaggacgatggtatggtagtctagtaacagtgtatgtacgaatctagtcaatctcattcttttaatcccattcccaagcccttgggaatcccatgccttagtaagggtgtgaactcaccttggtttgctcggtaggttAAACTTATGTGCTCACGAATactcaatcacgtcctatagtatgcatgtatacacaatcagttaagTTTTCAAGGATTTCTCATGTAACATATGTCACGAAGTGTCTTTAAGCAGTCATCATCATGCAACACGTAACAGTTATATTTCACGTTCATCCAATTATGCATCATATGTAGAGTCCTTGGTTAAATCTAACGTAGTTTATCAATAACACACTTTATGGATCGTCAGGCTAAACAACAGTTGCATGCTATACAAATCTGACGATTATGacacagttaacacttaacagattCAACCATGCAATAACATACTTTCAGCTTCACTTTAACATCACACAAAGTCAGACAGGGTCTTGCCCTATTCAAAACTCGgacagacaagtgtgggggggggggcttcccctgtttaaaactCGGATCAAGTGGcaagggttaaaagtcggacattaTCCACcccttatgaaactcggaccaatgtgtcttataaaactcagacatccATGTTATGTATATGAAATTCGGACCATAAGGGGTGTAAAAGTCGGACCCTTGAACCcctcataaaagtcggaccaatgaAACAATTAGAACTCAGACCTTGCTTAGTAAAAAGTCAGACCtttgatgttttttttatataaactcgGACAGAACTACACCCCACAAACTCGGACACTTAATGCTTATTCAGAAGTTCGGACACCTTCAAAACTTATAAACTTCGGACACTTAATGCTTATTCAGAAGTTCGGACACCTTCAAAACTTATAAACTTCGGACTACTACTCCTTTAAAGATCGGACAAGGTAGACATTGTGGAACTCGGACCATGTTATGCTTTTTCACATAAAGTTCGGACAAAGGAATGataacaaaagtcggacctttaTCCCTCATCAAGGTCGGACTATGTTTATTATAAATGAAAGTCGGACCAAATCAACAtttcaaaaactcagacaaacaagcAATCACAATTGAAACAATTACATTCTATCATTCCATCAGTTACGTTTCAGTATTCATACGATCCCAAAACCCTAATTCGTACAATACATGGCacaaatcaattcaacaagtaTCATCATCATACAAGCAAATGATTTCACGACTAATCATCCTCATAACACAATAACCAAGAATCAACCAAAGcgcagaaccatcatatgaaagctagggtttcaaGTATTACAaggatcaagaattgatacaatcaaccaatcaattagggtttacaagtatcacaataatcaataaacaattaccttgaatgattctagatggattggtaatcaaacttgatgcaaaagaacttgtgaatccaagaatgatgagaagatggttgtagagaggattagagagtacagtgctttggtttttgtgaaaaaatgattagtgaaagggattggggttaacaatgattagagtttcactaattactctatgcatccctaagtaccataatttacaatagcacaccatctcaaaatagttcacagtttcaccaccacattcatacatttgacaaatctttcgtaatcaa comes from the Helianthus annuus cultivar XRQ/B chromosome 4, HanXRQr2.0-SUNRISE, whole genome shotgun sequence genome and includes:
- the LOC110893788 gene encoding uncharacterized protein LOC110893788; translation: MARMSDKPAATKDKSKWCAYHEDFSHLTDECIALRKEIGYLLSKGHLKELFGRKKSRIQDPEKIPERAPAPPADTQIINFISGGSDICGTSFSAAKKHAKETTMENGDRPIRTSILTQDKVISFDEDDNVDIQDPHHDGYSNPYIRRGESLHLRGMPSSKRR